A window of Macrotis lagotis isolate mMagLag1 chromosome X, bilby.v1.9.chrom.fasta, whole genome shotgun sequence contains these coding sequences:
- the SCX gene encoding basic helix-loop-helix transcription factor scleraxis, which yields MSFAMLRSAPPSRYLYPEISMLSEDDENGSESSGSDEKPYHLDPEGFGLKGSKRRAGGKKGSGGGGRLSREPRQRHTANARERDRTNSVNTAFTALRTLIPTEPADRKLSKIETLRLASSYISHLGNVLLVGEACGDGQPCHSTPAFYHHAGGASPPPPPPPPRDSENSQPKQICTFCLSNQRKLSKDRDRKTAIRS from the exons ATGTCCTTTGCCATGCTGCGCTCAGCCCCCCCCAGCCGATACCTCTACCCCGAGATCAGCATGTTGTCAGAGGACGATGAGAACGGGAGTGAGAGCTCGGGCTCAGATGAGAAGCCCTACCACCTGGATCCTGAGGGCTTTGGCCTCAAGGGCTCTAAGAGGCGAGCAGGAGGCAAGAAGGGGAGTGGTGGTGGGGGGCGTCTGAGCCGAGAGCCCCGGCAGAGGCACACGGCCAATGCTCGAGAGCGGGACCGCACCAACAGCGTCAACACTGCCTTTACTGCCTTGCGCACCCTCATCCCCACAGAGCCCGCAGACCGCAAACTGTCCAAGATCGAGACACTGAGGCTGGCGTCCAGCTACATCTCCCACCTGGGCAACGTGTTGCTGGTGGGTGAGGCCTGTGGAGATGGGCAGCCCTGCCATTCCACACCAGCTTTCTATCACCATGCTGGGGGAGCTAGTCCCCCACCCCCGCCTCCACCTCCCCGGGACAGCGAGAACTCCCAGCCCAAACAGATCTGCACCTTCTGCCTCAGCAACCAGAGAAAGTTG aGTAAAGACCGGGACAGGAAGACTGCGATCAGGAGTTAG